The sequence below is a genomic window from Armatimonadota bacterium.
TCAGCCGGACTTGCCTGTCCTCAGCCCCGACTTTCGCATCGCGATGACGGCGATGAACGCCAACGACAAGTCGGTCAATATCCAGCTTTTCTGGGCTCCGCCGCTCTATCCCATCCAGATTTTCTACAAGCCGCTCACATGCCTGGTTTGGATCGGAACGGGCATCTTCACCATTGGCGGCTTGCTTTCGGCGTTCTATCGAAGAATGGTCGTAAAGGCTCCTGAGGGTGAATTTGTGGAAGAAACTGCCAAAATGACTGGTAAGGACGGAAATGCGCCTCTCGCAACTGCTTAAGGCAAAACTTCATCACGCTCGGATTACCTACTGTAACCCGGACTACGTCGGCTCGATCGAAATCGGGCGCGATCTCATGGAAGCGGTTGGGCTTCAGGACGGCGAATTGGTTCACATTTGGGAAGTGGACGGCACTTCTCGAATCCAGACTTACGCCTTTGCCGGTCCGCGCGGGACCATCGGCATCAACGGCGGCGCAGCGCACTTTTTTACGACTGGCGAGCGAGTGATCATCGCGGCTTTTGATTTGACCGACGAACCGATCGTCCCAAAGATCGTGTTGCTGGGTGAGAACAACGAGATCGTGCGCGACATGACGCCGTTCAGCGTTTTGGGTTAGGGCCATCAACTCGCCCAAATATTCTGGGTATACTTTGCGAGTTCTCTGAAGACAGCAGGTGGAAACTTAAAGTTCCGGCAAGCCGGAACGCCAGCCGAGGGGTGAAATGACGGTTCTTCGAACCCGATTCGATGGCACTCGCCATCCTCTTCTGCACGTTTCCCTTCCGTCCTCGTGAGATCAAGTGCAGATATTATGCCCACAGCAGAAAAGGCACAAGTGATCGAGCAGGCGAAGGAGTGGTACTCCAAGTCGGCAGGCATTATCTTTGCAGACTACCGCGGTCTATCCGTGAAAGAGATGCAGGGACTTCGCAGCAACCTCCGCAAGACGGGTGGCGAAATCCATGTCATCAAAAACACGCTGTTTAGAATCGCGGCAGGCGAAGATGTCAATGCTTTCCCGGATGAGTTCCACAACGGCACAACCGCATACGCGTACGTTTTTGAAGACGAAGCGGGTTGCGCCAAGACACTGCTTGATTTTGCTAAGTCCAGTAAGAAGCTCGTCGTAAAAGGCGGCTACTTTGGCGGCAAAACAATGACGGCAAACCAGGTCGAGGCGCTTTCTAAGCTGCCCCCGCGAGATGTTCTTATCGCGCAGGTCATCGGCACTATTGCTGCTCCGCTCAGTCAACTCGCATCGACAGTCGAAGCGATCTATGCGCAACCAATTCGCACGATCTACGCTGTCGCCGACAAGGCCAATGGAGAAGCCGCTTAAGCAGTCAACCGAATCTCGTAAGGATTCCCCGACAATTTTAAGAAACAAAAGAAAGAGAAATGGCTACCACCATCGAAACAATCGTTGAAAGTATTAGCGGTCTGACCGCAATCGAGCTCAGTGAGCTCAAGACCGCCCTCGAGGACAAGTTCGGCGTTACCGCCGCTGCTCCGGCTATGG
It includes:
- a CDS encoding 50S ribosomal protein L10; translated protein: MPTAEKAQVIEQAKEWYSKSAGIIFADYRGLSVKEMQGLRSNLRKTGGEIHVIKNTLFRIAAGEDVNAFPDEFHNGTTAYAYVFEDEAGCAKTLLDFAKSSKKLVVKGGYFGGKTMTANQVEALSKLPPRDVLIAQVIGTIAAPLSQLASTVEAIYAQPIRTIYAVADKANGEAA
- a CDS encoding aspartate 1-decarboxylase; this encodes MRLSQLLKAKLHHARITYCNPDYVGSIEIGRDLMEAVGLQDGELVHIWEVDGTSRIQTYAFAGPRGTIGINGGAAHFFTTGERVIIAAFDLTDEPIVPKIVLLGENNEIVRDMTPFSVLG